The following proteins are co-located in the Clostridia bacterium genome:
- a CDS encoding DUF2197 domain-containing protein produces the protein MEAKCRICGSTIDLPKTHKDYQKLAQNPKASYICETCQKRLMHQAQRLQKVPKPL, from the coding sequence ATGGAAGCTAAATGCAGGATTTGTGGTTCCACCATAGATTTACCTAAGACCCATAAGGATTATCAAAAACTGGCCCAAAACCCTAAAGCTAGCTATATATGCGAAACCTGCCAAAAGAGGTTGATGCATCAAGCCCAGCGCTTACAAAAGGTGCCCAAGCCCCTGTAA
- a CDS encoding GPR endopeptidase, protein MDQLSVYQLLGINLDLALEAHDLLRGATRREIPGVKEDKQQLPFGTITTITILNQAGAQALGRPPGTYITLEAPALREDNPEVHDQIIDALSNLIRQLMAPLNLPVQAGILVVGLGNWQATPDALGPKVTDSVVVTRHLFQYAPQVVTPGLRMVSAIAPGVLGLTGIETAEIVKGVVNDIKPALVIAVDALAAGDLNRIASTIQISNTGINPGSGVGNYRTGINQETLGAPVIAIGIPTVVSAGVIIYQALQQLARMSPMLASQVNPNSVQRVSEQVLQPFGGSLTVTPREIDDLIERTSDIVASALNQALHQPAQQAASLPR, encoded by the coding sequence ATAGATCAGTTGTCCGTATACCAGTTGTTGGGGATTAATTTGGATCTGGCTTTGGAGGCCCATGATCTCTTACGGGGAGCTACGCGAAGGGAAATCCCCGGCGTCAAGGAAGACAAACAGCAACTACCATTTGGAACTATTACCACCATCACCATCCTGAATCAAGCTGGGGCCCAGGCGCTAGGTCGACCTCCCGGCACCTACATCACTTTGGAGGCTCCAGCCTTGCGGGAGGATAACCCTGAAGTTCACGACCAAATTATCGACGCTTTAAGCAACCTCATAAGGCAGCTGATGGCCCCGTTAAACCTCCCCGTCCAAGCTGGCATTTTGGTTGTCGGTCTAGGCAATTGGCAGGCTACCCCCGACGCTCTAGGGCCAAAGGTTACGGATTCCGTGGTAGTTACCCGCCACCTCTTTCAGTATGCCCCGCAAGTGGTCACCCCTGGCTTGCGCATGGTAAGCGCTATTGCTCCCGGGGTATTGGGGTTGACAGGAATTGAAACCGCAGAAATCGTCAAAGGAGTGGTTAACGACATTAAACCGGCGCTAGTGATAGCCGTTGATGCATTGGCTGCGGGTGACCTAAACCGGATTGCTTCTACCATCCAGATTTCTAATACCGGCATTAACCCGGGATCGGGAGTGGGTAACTACCGTACGGGTATCAACCAAGAAACGCTAGGAGCTCCAGTAATCGCTATAGGTATCCCCACTGTAGTAAGTGCAGGAGTAATCATTTATCAAGCACTGCAGCAACTAGCTCGCATGTCACCAATGCTCGCCTCGCAGGTTAACCCAAATTCTGTCCAACGGGTAAGCGAACAAGTGCTTCAACCTTTTGGAGGATCTCTTACCGTGACCCCCAGGGAGATTGATGACCTAATTGAAAGAACTTCCGATATCGTGGCTTCGGCACTTAATCAAGCTTTACACCAGCCGGCCCAGCAGGCTGCCTCGCTTCCTCGTTGA